In the genome of Pseudomonadota bacterium, one region contains:
- a CDS encoding cold shock domain-containing protein encodes MELQVEGRHVDIRNSWQTKIDVEKDRLDRHHPGLVHNLRVAVEATTSHKEGGYEVRLIATVPNDTLIVKRKGDAVKPLLVKAFDNLGQQLKEMQRKKRQSSKGQEGSGPEVLTGIIKTVSPPESFGFIVTGDGREIYFHENALKDAQIGVLNEGDAVTFGETEGDKGPCASWVKLTN; translated from the coding sequence ATGGAACTTCAGGTTGAAGGACGTCATGTTGACATTCGCAATTCATGGCAGACCAAAATCGATGTTGAAAAAGATCGTCTGGACCGTCACCATCCGGGACTGGTTCATAACCTGCGGGTAGCAGTTGAAGCCACCACCAGTCACAAAGAGGGTGGTTACGAAGTCAGACTTATTGCCACTGTCCCCAACGACACCCTGATCGTCAAACGCAAAGGGGACGCGGTTAAACCGCTCCTGGTAAAAGCTTTCGACAACCTTGGCCAGCAGCTTAAAGAGATGCAGCGCAAAAAGAGACAAAGCTCCAAAGGGCAGGAAGGAAGCGGCCCTGAAGTTTTGACCGGCATTATAAAAACAGTCTCCCCTCCTGAGTCGTTCGGCTTTATCGTCACCGGCGACGGACGGGAAATCTATTTCCATGAAAACGCCTTGAAAGACGCGCAAATCGGCGTCCTGAACGAAGGCGATGCCGTCACTTTCGGAGAAACCGAGGGTGACAAGGGGCCCTGCGCCAGCTGGGTTAAATTGACCAACTGA
- the gnd gene encoding decarboxylating 6-phosphogluconate dehydrogenase — MKIGMVGLGRMGMNMARRLIQGGHEVVAYNRSPDKIDELAREGGIGSASLADLVGKLEGRRVVWLMLPAGRTVDDHVEQLRELLDPEDIIIEGGNSFYKDDIRRADFLAGPGIHYVDAGVSGGIWGLEVGYCTMVGGRKADFEYLEPIFKTLAPENGYMYCGPVGAGHFVKMIHNGIEYGMMQAYGEGFAILEASPYGVEMDYSELAKLWNRGSVIRSWLLELLEDAFARDPELADLKGYVDDSGEGRWTVQQAVETGVSAPVITSALFRRFESRQPDAFENKVLAALRREFGGHAVKKA, encoded by the coding sequence ATGAAGATCGGCATGGTAGGTCTTGGCCGGATGGGGATGAATATGGCCCGCCGACTCATACAGGGTGGGCATGAGGTTGTCGCCTATAACCGGTCGCCGGACAAGATTGACGAGCTTGCCCGGGAAGGCGGGATCGGTTCCGCTTCGCTCGCGGATCTCGTAGGCAAGCTGGAAGGGCGCCGGGTGGTGTGGCTTATGCTGCCGGCAGGGCGCACTGTGGACGACCATGTCGAACAGCTGCGAGAGCTGCTTGACCCGGAGGATATCATTATTGAAGGTGGCAACTCTTTCTATAAAGACGACATCAGAAGGGCGGATTTTCTCGCCGGGCCGGGAATCCACTATGTGGATGCCGGAGTGAGCGGGGGGATCTGGGGCCTTGAAGTCGGCTATTGCACCATGGTTGGCGGCAGAAAGGCCGACTTCGAATACCTGGAACCGATCTTTAAAACTCTGGCTCCGGAAAACGGCTATATGTACTGCGGGCCGGTGGGAGCCGGACATTTCGTCAAAATGATCCACAACGGCATCGAGTACGGAATGATGCAGGCCTACGGGGAAGGTTTTGCGATCCTCGAAGCCTCTCCCTATGGTGTGGAGATGGATTACTCCGAGCTGGCAAAACTCTGGAACAGGGGGAGTGTGATCCGTTCCTGGTTGCTCGAACTTCTTGAAGATGCCTTTGCCAGGGACCCCGAACTTGCCGATCTGAAGGGCTATGTCGACGATTCCGGCGAGGGGCGCTGGACCGTCCAGCAGGCCGTGGAGACAGGGGTTTCGGCCCCGGTCATCACCAGCGCCCTGTTCAGACGTTTTGAATCCAGGCAGCCCGATGCCTTCGAGAACAAGGTGCTGGCCGCCCTGCGTAGAGAGTTCGGGGGGCACGCGGTGAAGAAAGCCTGA
- the nadA gene encoding quinolinate synthase NadA, whose translation MSASAQVDIGPEYLEEKEDTLSEKIARLKIELGDDLLILGHHYQQEAVYKFADQVGDSLKLARTASRQKSRYIVFCGVHFMAETADILTSPEQVVLLPDLRAGCPMADMASIDEVEYAWQDLAEVIGDASVIPITYVNSSARIKAFVGEKGGSVCTSSNAEKVLSWALNKGNKVIFFPDEHLGRNSAYALGIPKDEIVLWNREEPLGGNTPEELQKAKVILWNGYCTVHMQFTAEQVDNWRRKDPDIKVIVHPECRNEVVGKADHYGSTEAIIRTISDSPSGTSWAVGTEINLVNRLRRLLPDKKIHSLSPFQCLCSTMYRIKPGYLLWALESIRSGQVVNRITVDQETAEKAKLSLNRMLEI comes from the coding sequence ATGTCTGCATCAGCACAGGTCGATATCGGGCCTGAATATCTTGAAGAAAAAGAAGACACGCTGTCTGAAAAGATCGCCCGGCTCAAAATTGAGCTGGGCGATGACCTTTTAATCCTCGGTCATCACTATCAGCAGGAAGCGGTCTATAAATTTGCCGACCAGGTCGGCGATTCCCTGAAACTCGCCCGCACGGCCTCCCGGCAGAAAAGCAGGTATATCGTCTTCTGCGGTGTTCATTTCATGGCGGAAACCGCGGATATTCTCACCTCGCCGGAGCAGGTTGTCCTTCTCCCCGACCTCCGGGCCGGTTGCCCGATGGCGGATATGGCAAGCATCGATGAGGTCGAATACGCCTGGCAGGATCTGGCAGAAGTCATCGGCGACGCCTCGGTTATCCCCATCACCTATGTCAACTCTTCTGCCCGAATCAAAGCCTTCGTCGGTGAAAAGGGCGGCTCGGTCTGCACCTCTTCCAACGCGGAGAAGGTGTTGTCCTGGGCCCTGAACAAGGGGAACAAAGTCATCTTTTTCCCCGATGAACATCTCGGCAGAAATTCCGCCTATGCCCTCGGTATCCCGAAGGATGAGATCGTTCTCTGGAACAGGGAGGAGCCTTTGGGGGGAAATACTCCGGAAGAGCTTCAGAAAGCAAAAGTCATCCTCTGGAACGGATACTGCACCGTCCATATGCAGTTCACTGCGGAGCAGGTCGACAACTGGCGCCGCAAAGATCCGGACATCAAGGTGATCGTTCACCCGGAATGCAGAAACGAGGTGGTCGGCAAGGCAGACCATTACGGCTCCACCGAAGCCATCATCAGGACCATTTCCGATTCCCCGTCCGGAACCAGCTGGGCGGTCGGCACCGAGATCAACCTGGTCAACCGCCTCCGCCGGCTGCTGCCCGACAAAAAAATCCACTCCCTGTCACCCTTCCAGTGCCTCTGCTCCACCATGTACCGGATCAAACCTGGGTATCTGCTCTGGGCCCTGGAAAGCATCCGGAGCGGCCAGGTCGTCAACCGGATCACGGTCGACCAGGAAACTGCGGAAAAGGCGAAGTTGTCCCTGAACAGGATGCTCGAAATCTGA
- a CDS encoding aminotransferase class V-fold PLP-dependent enzyme — MKRIYFDNNATTPVSPEVKAAMLPCLEERFGNPSSAHRIGEAAALAVERAREQVALLFNAHPSRICFTSGGTEANNMAIFSAAGANPDKKHIVTSRVEHPSVLEPLNHLAGYGYEIEVLEVDPNGALDLDRLRSTLREDTALVTLMAANNETGVIWPIGEIGEICKEKGVLFHSDVVQMLGKSPIDVQELAVDYLSMAGHKLHGPKGVGALFTSRTAPLRPVIFGAGQEKGKRPGTENVPGIVGLGKACETAGAKLAEYSVNILALRDRIENSISSNFPDAIINGAGEPRLANTINVCFEHCSSAGLIQELDERGIAVSGHSACHSGDLNPSHVLTAMRVPETHLHGALRISLSRINTAEEVDRFLEILPDIVEKSRRGFAD; from the coding sequence ATGAAAAGAATATATTTCGACAATAACGCCACCACCCCGGTATCACCCGAAGTCAAAGCCGCAATGCTCCCCTGTCTTGAAGAGCGATTCGGCAACCCTTCGAGTGCCCACAGAATCGGGGAGGCAGCCGCATTGGCCGTGGAAAGAGCCCGAGAGCAGGTCGCCCTACTTTTCAACGCCCATCCCTCCAGAATCTGTTTCACCAGCGGCGGCACCGAAGCCAACAATATGGCAATATTCAGTGCCGCCGGAGCAAACCCTGACAAAAAACACATTGTCACCTCCAGGGTCGAACATCCTTCAGTCCTTGAGCCTCTCAACCACCTTGCCGGGTATGGATACGAAATCGAAGTGCTTGAGGTCGACCCCAACGGCGCCCTTGATCTTGACCGGCTGCGATCCACACTCCGCGAGGACACCGCCCTGGTCACCCTGATGGCGGCAAATAACGAGACCGGGGTCATCTGGCCGATCGGGGAAATCGGCGAAATCTGCAAGGAGAAGGGGGTCCTGTTCCACAGCGACGTCGTGCAGATGCTCGGCAAAAGCCCGATAGACGTCCAGGAACTGGCAGTCGACTACCTGAGCATGGCCGGACACAAGCTCCACGGCCCGAAAGGGGTCGGCGCTCTATTCACCTCAAGAACCGCACCTCTCAGACCGGTCATTTTCGGAGCCGGTCAGGAAAAGGGCAAAAGGCCGGGCACCGAAAATGTTCCCGGGATTGTCGGCCTCGGCAAAGCCTGTGAAACAGCCGGTGCCAAGCTTGCAGAGTATTCTGTAAATATTCTCGCCTTGCGGGATCGCATTGAAAATTCCATCAGCAGCAATTTCCCGGATGCGATCATCAATGGCGCCGGTGAGCCAAGGCTTGCCAATACAATCAACGTCTGTTTCGAGCACTGCTCATCCGCCGGTCTGATCCAGGAACTTGATGAAAGAGGGATTGCGGTCTCGGGCCATTCGGCCTGTCACAGCGGCGACCTGAACCCCTCGCATGTCCTTACGGCCATGCGGGTTCCGGAAACCCACCTCCATGGCGCCCTGCGCATAAGCCTCAGCAGGATCAACACCGCTGAAGAAGTCGACCGGTTTCTGGAGATTCTCCCGGACATCGTCGAAAAATCACGCCGGGGTTTCGCCGATTAA
- a CDS encoding sulfurtransferase translates to MNLKTFFSKTNDLDSEQVRKFMADHLAEEYVLLDVRQPKEYEAEHLPGAVLAPMKELAEKLKELDPQKPVIVYCASGGRSTIAARFLSGKGFQEVYNLSGGIKKWFGRKATGPEIQGLELLDSDGDYQSGIVLAYALEDGLQKFYARLAALAEGAEEARLLERLAGFEDKHKAWLMEEYRHLVEDRSAIPEIGILDDTMEGGRSVSQFLARVRPEFLTLEHIFELAMMFETQAMDLYSRLAHQASEPTVKDLFYRLIEEENMHLGFLEKEYNRLMV, encoded by the coding sequence ATGAATCTAAAGACTTTTTTTTCTAAGACAAATGATCTTGATAGTGAACAGGTCAGGAAGTTCATGGCCGATCATCTGGCTGAGGAGTACGTCCTGCTGGATGTGAGGCAGCCAAAGGAATACGAGGCGGAGCATCTCCCGGGAGCGGTTCTGGCCCCGATGAAAGAATTGGCGGAGAAGCTGAAAGAACTGGATCCGCAAAAGCCGGTTATTGTTTACTGCGCTTCCGGCGGGAGAAGCACCATCGCGGCAAGGTTTCTCAGCGGCAAAGGGTTTCAGGAAGTGTATAATCTGTCCGGCGGGATCAAGAAATGGTTCGGCCGCAAGGCAACCGGGCCTGAAATTCAGGGTCTTGAACTTCTTGACAGTGACGGGGATTATCAAAGCGGGATTGTCCTTGCCTATGCCCTTGAAGACGGGTTGCAGAAGTTTTACGCGAGGCTGGCAGCACTCGCCGAAGGAGCGGAAGAGGCGCGGCTTTTAGAGAGGCTGGCCGGATTTGAAGACAAACACAAGGCGTGGCTGATGGAGGAGTACCGGCATCTGGTCGAAGACCGTTCTGCGATTCCGGAGATCGGCATCCTCGATGACACCATGGAGGGGGGGCGGTCAGTTTCCCAGTTTCTGGCCCGGGTCAGGCCGGAGTTTCTGACTCTGGAACACATTTTTGAGTTGGCCATGATGTTTGAAACTCAGGCGATGGACCTCTACAGCCGGCTGGCCCATCAGGCGTCAGAACCAACGGTGAAAGATCTCTTTTACCGTCTTATCGAAGAGGAAAACATGCATCTCGGTTTTCTGGAGAAGGAATACAACCGGTTGATGGTATAG